From the Catenulispora sp. EB89 genome, the window TCTTCGCGACCCGCACCGCCAACCCGGTTCTGCAGGAGCTCGAGGACCCGCGCAGCCTCGACGTCTCCGTCAACGACACGCTGCGCCCGGTCTCCCGCTACTTCGACCGCGTCAACCGCCCCGAGCAGCTGCCGGCCGCGCTCCTGGCCGCGATGCGGGTCCTGACCGACCCCGCCGACACCGGCACCGTGACCCTCGCGTTGCCGCAGGACGTGCAGGCCGAGGCGTGGGACTGGCCCGAGGAGCTGTTCCGGCACCGCGTCTGGCACGTCCCGCGCCCCCGCGCCGACCTGGCGAGCATCGGCCGTGCGGCGGTCGCGATCAAGAACGCCCGGCGCCCCCTGATCGTCGCCGGCGGCGGCGTCACCTACTCGCAGGCCACTGACACCCTGCGTGCCCTGGCCCGCGCCGCCGGCATCCCGGTCGCCGAGACCCAGGCCGGTCGCGGCACCATGCCCGAGGACGACCCGCTCGCCCTCGGCGCCGTCGGCGCGACCGGGACCCGGGCCGCGAACGCCATCGCCGCCCGGGCCGACCTCGTCATCGGCGTCGGAACCCGCTTCTCCGACTTCACCACCGCCTCGCGCACCGCCTTCGCCGACCCGGACGTCCGGTTCGTCACGATCAACATCGCCGCCTTCGACGCCGCCAAGCACAACGGCGTCGCAGTGGTCGCCGATGCCAAGTCAGCACTCGAAGATCTGACAGCCGAGCTCGCCGGCTGGCATACGGACGCCGCCTACCAAGGCGAGATCGCCGACGCGCGCGCCGAATGGACGGCGCGGGTCCAGGCCGCGTACCGCTTCGGCAACGTCCCCCTGCCCTCCCAGATCGAGGTCATCGCGGCCGTCAACGACGCGGTCGACGTCGGCGACGTCGTGGTCTGCGCGGCCGGCTCCATGCCCGGTGACCTGCACAAGCTCTGGCGCACCGCCGGCGACCCGA encodes:
- the iolD gene encoding 3D-(3,5/4)-trihydroxycyclohexane-1,2-dione acylhydrolase (decyclizing) — protein: MSTRRLTVAQALVRFLAVQHTERDGTEHRLIEGVFGIFGHGNVAGLGEALLGLELQDPALLPYRQARNEQAMVHTAAAFARMRDRLSTYACTTSVGPGATNLVTGAALATVNRLPVLLLPGDVFATRTANPVLQELEDPRSLDVSVNDTLRPVSRYFDRVNRPEQLPAALLAAMRVLTDPADTGTVTLALPQDVQAEAWDWPEELFRHRVWHVPRPRADLASIGRAAVAIKNARRPLIVAGGGVTYSQATDTLRALARAAGIPVAETQAGRGTMPEDDPLALGAVGATGTRAANAIAARADLVIGVGTRFSDFTTASRTAFADPDVRFVTINIAAFDAAKHNGVAVVADAKSALEDLTAELAGWHTDAAYQGEIADARAEWTARVQAAYRFGNVPLPSQIEVIAAVNDAVDVGDVVVCAAGSMPGDLHKLWRTAGDPKSYHVEYGYSCMGYEIAGGLGVKLAAPEREVYVLVGDGSYLMLAQEIATAVAEGVKLIVVLVDNSGYASIGALSESVGAQRFGTAYRYRRAASGRLDGGPLPVDLAANAASLGADVERATDLEEFTAALAHAKKADRITVVHVRTDPLAGAPDSGAWWDVPVAQVSELESTRAARTGYEEAKKVQRPYL